tattttaaatataggttactcaaaaaataaaattcacttaattaaaattattacaatTAAATTCCTTTGTTTCTAAAATTGGGGATGAAATTtaggaaaagaaagcaggaaaaggatGAAAAGAGTTTAGAGATATCTAGGTCATTATCaaacaaaatacatgaaatgatGTTTCAAAAATTTGTAAATTTCATGAACAAACAGAAACAGTCATGAAGTATCTGGATTTCTGaatcttaatatatatttttaaattttgttttattcatgggCACCTCTCCAGCCCCAAGACAAGCATCTCTGTCTCCCTTTGAAAGTGATAGAAGTGGCAAGATTTATCAAAGGACATTTTATGTCCTTATTTCTCATACTATAGATAAAAGGTTCAGCAGGGTGTAACCACtgtatacataactgaatctATTTTACTGACCTTGGTACTTAAGGTTATTCTAGAACTTATCTACATCTCAAGTCTTGTACCACAGAACAAGGAAACAATAGAGATGTGAGATCCATGGGTGGAAAATGCCTTATACTTGTCTCTAACTGATGAAATTCTCAGCATAGAGAAAAGAATCTTAGAGTAAAAGAAAAGGTACTAGTGAATGAAATAAAACTCACCAGACCAGGTGCAAAATACAGCACTAGgtgatttaaaaaattgtcagatctggtttcctcagtgtgtacgcccagaagtgggattgctgggtcatatggcagttctatttccagttttttaagaaatctccacactgttttccatagcggctgtactagtttgcattcccaccaacagtgtaagagggttcccttttctccacaccctctccagcatttatttcttgtagacttttggatagcagccatcctgactggcgtgtaatggtacctcattgtggttttgatttgcatttctctgataatgagtgatgttgagcatcttttcatgtgtttgttagccatctgtatgtcttctttggagaaatgtctgtttagttctttggcccatttttttattgggtcatttatttttctggaattgagctgcaggagttgcttgtatatttttgagattaatcctttgtctgtttcttcatttgctattattttctccaaatctgagggctgtctttcaccttacttatagtttcctttgtagtgcaaaagcttttaagtttcattaggtcccatttgtttagttttgcttttatttccaatattctgggaggtgggtcatagaggatcttgctgtgatttatgtgggagagtgttttgcctatgttctcctctaggagttttatagtttctggtcttacattaagatctttaatccattttgagtttatttccaggtgggatgcatgagacaagtgctcaggcctggtgcactgggaagacccagaggaatcaggtggagagggaggtgggtggggggattgggatggggaatacgtgtaaatctatggctgattcatatcaatgtatgacaaaacccactgaaatgttgtgaagtaattagcctccaactaataaaaataaataaataaataaaatttaaaaaaaaaaattgtcagaacAGGTATGTTGAAGCACCTGATTGCTTTCTCTGAAAAAGTGGGGGATTATCATGTCAGCACAGAAGGAGAGCTGCAACACAAGTAAACAATTTAACAAAGAGTCCAGAACACTTAATAACCAGCATACCAGAAGCAGGAGGCCACAGAGCTGGGGATCATGATGACTGTGTAATCCAAGGGCTGACAGATGGCTACAAACCAGTCATGGCCCACTGCATTTAGGAGAAAGTAATCCAAAGCTAAAAGAGCAACAAAAAGTATAACTGGCAGAGGCAGTCTTCATAGGTTTGGCTTTGCTCTTTATCTGGACATTCCACAGCATCTTTGGAATGGGTGTGGAGATAAAACAAATGTCTACAAAGAAtaggttggagaggaagaaatacatgggtgTGTGGAGGTGGGAGCCAGAGACAATGGTCAGGATAATGAGAAGGTTCCCAAAGAAGGTGATCAGGTACAAGAACAGGAATAGCCCAAAAAGGAGAGGCTGCAGCTCTGTCTCTTCTGAGaatccaaacagaaaaaaattctgcAACCTGTTTATGGTTTCCTGGCTCCATGTTGCTTATGAGATTtccagtgactcagatggtaaagaatctgcctgtgatgaaggagacctgggttcaatccctggatagggaagatcccctgaagacggtaatggctacccacttcagtattctctcctggagaatcccatggacagaggagcctggccgggctataatccatggggttgcaaaaagtagcacatgactgagcaatcaaCATACATGTTCAGAAGAATGTAATTGGTCCACCTTCTCCTGGGTACAGCCAACTGTGTGTCAGCATTGTACCTGATTTCATCCTTTTCCCTAATCTGTCTTTCCTCCAAAAATTCTTTCTTCCAAAAAATCAAGAATCTTTCTTAGAAAGTCTCTTGATCGTTAAACTTTTCTTATGTTGTTTTACCCACCGATTCCCCTaaaattcacaaatgaaaatatCCCATTGTGCTCTTCCATATCCCCCAGCACCTATGAAGATGCGGTGGCTCACCCAAATAATGTCATGGAAACATCCATGTTCTCCCATCCAATTACTTCCTTGAATGGTGGACAAAATTGGAAGCTGCCCCTAAAAGAGCAAGGAGATGGAACCACTCACGAAGCTTCCATGAGATGATTGTGGTTTCTCATCCCCTTTGATGAGACAGACTTGGATATATCAAGGAAAAGCATTTGTAACTTTTTTGTGACTTATGAATGTGAATTCCCATAGGACTTCATTGAATGAAATATCCCTTGGTCTTTTTTCTCTGATGGATGTGATTCTTACTTGCTAGGatattaaaagaaagcaaatgctTGTGCCAGATTTTCCCCTTTAGGGTGTACATGGGACCTCGAGTCATGTCTCCTATCTCACTGGACTTCTCAGAGTAGCTTACAAGATGCAGGGTATCATTAAAAGTTGACTTATGTGGCTATGACATGCAATTTCTTCTTCTAAGACTTGAAGGACACAATCAAACACCTTGAGTTAACACTATAGGAGCCTGACCCAAACAGATGAGAAATGTCCTTGATCTCACCTGATCCAAGAGAGAATTACTGTGTGTATTTATCATGAGGACCCTTTTAACTAACTTAATGTGACAGTGCACATTAATAAAAGGGAACACCATCCACTGACTGGGTCCATGGTGCAACAATCATTGGATGTTTGCCATGGAAAGTCTCATGGGGTCGTCACAGGTAAATCTGGTAATTTCAGTAAGATGAGAGCAAGTGAACATTAACAATCTATTATGCCAccgagaaagactgaaggtgagaggagaaggagacaacaaggatgagatggttagatgacatcaccgactcaacggacatgagtttcagtaagctctgggagttggtgatggacagggaggcctggtgtgctgcagtccatgaggtcacaaacagttagacatgactgagcaactgaactgaactcatgccGTTGAGTTATCCATGAGGCTTACAGTTAATCATATGACATTCAAGGAAttatagtaatatttttaataataataacatgaaAATCTAAGTCAATGACAAAGTCCAAGTTCGGAGTCAAGCAAAGGTGTTCATTTGGTAGAATACTGCCAACAACCCCTACCCACCCATCCAAATCACTGTGCTGATTTTCTACACTATGATGGAAAATAAGCGATCAGTGTGAAAACATATCACAGAGGGATGGAATTCAGTTGGGGAtaacaaaagaggaggaaaaatctTTCTAAGGAGGGGATATTTAGGATATATTAGAGAACAAAAGTGATAATATAGGGTGATGACTAGttgaaagggaagagggaagaggtaCACACTGGGAAGAAGCTCTGCTggatcttttttctgtttcttctcctatTTTCTTCAGCACAGTTTAAAGAGACAAGGTACAAACTTGTCAGTCtgacatgtcaatgtatggcaaaaaccactacaatattctaaagtaattagcctccaactaataaaaataaatgggaaaaaaataaaataaaataaaaataaaaactccctTGAAGCAAAAGGGAAGAATCCAAAATGTTTGGATAGAGATAAGTGACTGTGATCTATCTATTGTATTAAAAGCCATTCCCTAGCCCAgtctgggattcccaggtgggtcagtggtaaagaaaccacctgccaataccagagacacaggttcaatctgtgggttgggatgatcccctggagaagaaaatggcaacctattccagtgttcttgcctgggaaatcccatggacacaggagcctagcaggctatggtccatggggtcagaaagaatctAACAtggtttagcaactaaacaacgacaaccCAGTCTACCTTGACAAAGCActgattctttcctttcctttttatgttAATAAAAGTCAAGGTATATTGTTAAGATTCTAAATCAGAGTGATCTGGTGTCTATGAACTTTTAAGTGAGGGAATAGATTGTCACCTGAGAGTCAAATGGTATAATCAATAATTATAGTGTGATTATTGTAAATTCTATGTACCCTCACTCAACCAAAAGTGCACAATTTTTATTCCTCCATTCCTAACACAGTGCCTGTCACACTTGAGATATGTGCTACagactgaattgtgttccctcAAAACTCATGTGTTCAAATTCAATTCCCCAAAGTGacatgactgtatttggagatagagctTCTAGGAGTTGATACAGCTGTTGGGAAAATTAAATTGGAGGAAGTCTTATTCAGGCTTCAGAAACAGGAGAGCAGGTCTCTAACCTTGCTTCTGACCTCCCTGGACACTGCTCAGATCCCATGCCTACCCACAAGCACAGCTAGTCAGTCAGCACTTTAGATAAGAAAGAGAGTGGGATGTGAAATTTTTGAGCCCCTGGAGGTCAAATCAACCACTCAAGGTTTAATGAAATCTTATGActcacaagaaaacaaaatttcaaaatggtTAAAGTAAAACCAAGGCTGCATTTTGTGTACAAACTGATGATAGTATCAGTTTGCAGCCTGGGATTATAAATGAGAACCTCCAAAACTACAATCATAAAACTCACCATGGAGTGGATGAACTGCCCAGGAGAGTTTCCCCACTGGGATCTCTTTCAGTGAGGGacttttctttaccagctgagccacaggggaagcccgaGGGACTTTTCAGCCCTGTTTAGTTCTGGATGTCAGTTGACCCAGTTTGGTGATGTATATGCTGTTacttcaacccactccagtgtttttgcctggagaatcccagggatgggggagcctggtgggctgtcgtctatggggtcgcacaaggtcggacatgactgaagcgacttagcagcagcagcagcatactgttaCTTAtctctattgtttctatttttctttctttaaatgtctgAATATTGAAATCAAATAATctcctttaaaaattgaaattatttactTGTGTGTAGTGAGTGGTTTATTTTGTTatcaaatcctttgaacctaaaacaaaagtaaaactttcagcaaaacaacaggttaaatgaagtcataactGTGGTGTCATAATTTAATACACTTGGtagccttataagaagagaaagagcttcctctttctctttgcttctctctctccctctctctctctctctctctgtgtttccactCTCAAGAAAAGGCCATTTGAAGGCACGGTGAGGAAGCAACCACGTGAAAGCCAGAAAGAGTGCTCTCACCAAAACCCAACTGTTTTGGCGCCTGATCTCAGGCTTCCatcctccagaaatgtgagaaataaatttctgttaattAGGCTGCCCACTCTCttgtattttgttacagcatccCAAGCTGACTAATGCAGTGTGTAGCAACCACTTAatgaatgactgagcaacatcCCTTAGACAAATTCCCCAAGGGTTCTTCAATTCCGGAGCAATGTATATTTCCATATTAGTTTCTGCCCTTAGATGAGATCATATATGGTGTAAGGCAATAATATCCTGTGTGCCCTGATTCTGGTTTGGCCCCTGGGAgaagtttctttgttttctcagagTTATGCTTCAGGAAGAATTGTCTCCTGTAGTAGAATGTCACCCATGTAAATCATCTCTCCCCAGCCAGTCAGGGGAGCTGAAGGCATGTGTACAGAGTTGGTTTTACCTAGGGTCCAAGTTTACACTTCCTCCAGACTTTAAGCCAACCCTTAAAAGATATGATGTCTTCCATTATGTGCTAGAAATTGATATCAAGAGGAAACAAACACTACTCTAGTGAAAATGGTTTAAGACACAGGTAGACTGGCCACTCAGAGAAGACCTTTCAGGATGTCCATTGTTTTCACTTGTCACCCTTCAAAgtctttcaaaactatttttaaagcaatgtccTCACAAATATTTGCATAAAAGATGTATGATATCTCCATCTCCTCTGAAGAATCCCTCGTGCTTCATATTCAGTATATCCTAAGCCCCTTCTTTGGCACAGGCACCACTGATCTGATTAGAATCACCTTAGCATTGGTTTTGACTATGGTATAACTTCATAGAAACTGCTTCTATTATGGGAACTTTCTGGCATTATTCATTCATAATAGATTTTTggaattcatttaaattttcatttgtatatgtagttggtttctttttattacttagtagatttcattgtatgaatatactacaacttttttataattatttatcagTGGATATTTCAGTTTTTCCTCCATTTTGTCTACTATGAATAAACTTGTAATAAATGTTTGTGAataagtctttgtgtggacatatgctttcattttcttcgaaaaaaaacaagaagcagAATTTCTGAGTCTTATTGTAAACATgttggcttcccagggggctcagtggtaaagaattcacctgccattagaggagatgcaacagacttgagttcaatccctggagaagaaaatggccaccagctccagtattcttgcctggaaaattccatggaatggGGAGCCTGGAGGATTAAAGTCCATGGGGCTAGAATGAGtgagatatgactgaatgactaagcaggCACACATACcctgtaaatatgtatatttctacAAGAGATAATCAAGTTTTTTCAAAGTGTTGGGTCATTTTGTCATCCTGTGTAAATATATAAGAATTATACCAGTTTTCTATATCTCTGTATTACTTATCCTTATTTTAGTGTCACAAATTCTCCCATAAAACTTAGACAATGTACACATATCAATTATCTCAAAGTTTCTGTGATTCAAGAatctggacatgactaagctggGTTCCCTGAGCCCTGGTCTCTCACAAGGGTACAATCTACCTGTCAGTCATTGGAGGAGAGCAGATGCAGATTATTGTAAATACATCAGATGGTGACTCCAGTTGCTTCTCCTATTGTGGATGTGATCTAGTTACAAATCGGATTAACCCAAACCCTGGCCATTAGTGTACAGACTCTGATATGTCAGATGACTTGTCAACAGAAGATCGTATGAAGTACAGTTACTTTCATCTGGTAGAGAAAGCATTACACAATTTCTTCATCAATCATGTATTATTTTAAGCATTACATTTCCTGTATTACATATTATACTTCTGAAAACTTATGCAGTAGGCTCTATTTCCCACACTAAACCCAGAGAATATGTTAAGagatcaaaattttaaagaaaatataggaagAAACCATTGcttataatatatgaaaaatgaaagaaactgaactcTGTAAATAACTTAAATTTCATATTGTCTTTCTGGTCATTGATAATATTAATCATGATTAGGATCTTTTAGGGTTTTGAGAACTGTTACTCATGAAAAAGTGTCTATCTTCAGACAAATACTTCCCTTATACTGAGAACATTTCTCTGCTGAAGAGTGTTTTAAGGGCTTGctttatgtctctgtttttaagaCTGTAGATAAAAGGATTCAGCATGGGtgtgaccacagtgtacatcactGAGGCTACTGCAGTTGCCCTGGAGTTTTGTGTGCTAGCAGAGCTAAGATACACCCCAAGGCTTGTACCATAGAACAAGGAGACAGTTGAGAGGTGAGACACACATGTGGAAAATGCTTTATACTTGCCCCTTGTGgatgaaattttcaaaatggaGGATACAATCTTAGAGTAAGAGAAAAGGATACCAGTGAGTGGAACAATAACCAGAACTCCACTTGCAAAATATATCATCAGGTCATTGAGGAAAGTATCAGAACAAGCAAGCTGAACCACCTCATAAAGTTCACAAAAAAAGTGATGAATTTCCAATTTTGTGCAAAAAGAGAGTCGCAAAATCATTAAGCCATGTAACAGAGAGTCGAGGACACTCACTAACCAGGATGTCAGAAGCAGGAGGTCACAGAACTTAGGGTTCATGATGATCATGTACTGCAGTGGGTGACAGATGGCTGCAAACCGGTCATAAGCCATCACAGTCAAGAGGATGTTGTCTAATATCccaaaaagcatgaaaaaatacATCTGTACAATGCAGCCTTCATAGGTGATAACTTGACTCTGAGTCTGGATGTTCCACAGCATCTTTGGGATGGTGGTAGAGGTGAAACACATGTCTGAAAAAGATAggttgaagagaaagaaaaacatgggtgtgtggaggtgggagtcGGTGATAATGGCCAGGATGATGAGAAGGTTCCCAATGAAGGTGACCAGGTACATGAACAGGAAGCTCCAAAAGAGGAGAGGCTGCAATAATACCTCTTCTGAGAGTCCCAGGAGGATAAATTCTGATATACCGGTTTGGTTTCCTGGTTCCATGTAGTCAGTGAAACTGCAGAAATGGAAACAGGAACAGTGCAAATTTAGCTAAAAGAAGCCATCAAGAAATTAACGGAGAAGGAAGCAAGATGTTCtgcagtaggtgaatggataagtaaacttAGGCACATCCAAACAATGCACacgactttatttttctgggctccaaaatcactgcagatggtgactgcagccatgaaattaaaagacgcttactcctttgaaggaaagctatgaccaacctagatagcagagacattacattacattaaaaagcagagacattactttgtcaacaaaggtccgtctactcaaggctatggtttttccagtggtcgtgtatggatgtgagagttggactataatgaaagctgagcaccgaagaactgatgcttttgaactgtggtgttggagaagactcttgagagtcccttggactgcaaggagatccaaccagtccatcctaaaggagatcagtcctggatgttcattggtaggactgttgttgaagctgaaactccaatactttgcccacctattgcaaggaagagctgactcattggaaaagaccctgacgatgggaaacactgagggcaggaggagaaggggaggacagagcaTGGGGTAGCCATGTCTACTGGGATCTCAAGAATGAGCCAGACATGAAGCAGGGAACTTTACAAGTCTTCTATGTgcatgcaaagagaaagaaaatacagagaaggaaagagaaatgaaattaacaaaaagggaggaaaagaaacaaaagactgtaTTCCACTGGAAGAAGAAGTGATGGGGAATCACCTTCTTTGGGTAATAGCAGTATTATACATCTATCTTATAGCTCCCTGAATGCCCTCAAtatgtgctcagggctggtgcactgggaagacccagagggatgggatggggagggaggtgggatgggggatcaggatggggaacacatgtaaatccatggctgattcatgtcaatgtatggcaaaaaccactacaatattgtaaagtaattagcctccaactaataaaaataaatgaaaaataataataataatatgaatatccaactagataaatattttcaatctttATGACCTACAATGATTCATAGCCTCACACTACCATTTATTCTCACACTACTATTATCTGTTTAAATAaagatcaataaataattttaaatacatataataaaattgatagaattaaagcaaaacagtttaaagtttttttctcccAAAATCCAGTGACCTGGGAAAATGTTTTGATAGGtgaaacagttatttttaaattattgctgAAATGATGGTGAATTTTAGcaataatttcagaaagaaattatttcaattcCCTACAAAGTTTCCAGAATGTAGAAGCAGTTAGGATACTTCCTAATTCATTCTGGAAAGCCAACCTTAACTAACAGAAAGCTAGGTAGACatattacaggaaaagaaaactgcagatcaATATAACTCGCAAATATAGGtacaaaagtcctcaacaaaatattagcaagtcaAAACAAACAATAGAGGGAATTTTATAACAAGACCAAGAATTTATTCCAGGTATGCAGGATGGGtgcaaaatttgaaaataaatgtaatctATTCCTTCTTTCAGTTACCAATAGTGTTAACTTTAAATTTTGTTAACAATCtcatgtcaatttttaaaatactaatgagAAAATCCATTTAATATACCATGTCAACTAGCTAATAAAGAGAAATCatatcaat
This genomic window from Cervus canadensis isolate Bull #8, Minnesota chromosome 4, ASM1932006v1, whole genome shotgun sequence contains:
- the LOC122440623 gene encoding olfactory receptor 7A17-like, whose protein sequence is MEPGNQTGISEFILLGLSEEVLLQPLLFWSFLFMYLVTFIGNLLIILAIITDSHLHTPMFFFLFNLSFSDMCFTSTTIPKMLWNIQTQSQVITYEGCIVQMYFFMLFGILDNILLTVMAYDRFAAICHPLQYMIIMNPKFCDLLLLTSWLVSVLDSLLHGLMILRLSFCTKLEIHHFFCELYEVVQLACSDTFLNDLMIYFASGVLVIVPLTGILFSYSKIVSSILKISSTRGKYKAFSTCVSHLSTVSLFYGTSLGVYLSSASTQNSRATAVASVMYTVVTPMLNPFIYSLKNRDIKQALKTLFSREMFSV